A genomic window from Cricetulus griseus strain 17A/GY chromosome 4, alternate assembly CriGri-PICRH-1.0, whole genome shotgun sequence includes:
- the Foxn4 gene encoding forkhead box protein N4, which translates to MIQSDILPKMSGMIRSSGLSHHRSPQEYRLLPTMGDDDLPGDLQSLSWLTSVDVPRLQQMASGRIDLGSPSMPHPHPGSLAGAADLNVGATSHPLLRGQAAMAPRGMLGLGPRASAEQMNSFPIGGQSASPSGLQEVPQLYSPATPLQYPLPPGPQQCPPAGLYGSPFAARPSYPQAHMAVRSPQDLHPKHYPKPIYSYSCLIAMALKSSKTGSLPVSEIYSFMKEHFPYFKTAPDGWKNSVRHNLSLNKCFEKVETKSSGSSRKGCLWALNLARIDKMEEEMHKWKRKDLAAIHRSMANPEELDKLISDRPESCRRPGKPGEPEAPMLTHATTVAMAHSCLGISQLPPKPLMTLSLQSVPLHHQVQPQTHLAPDSPAPAQTPPLHALPNLSPGPLPQPVMGRPPGDFLNISTDMNTEVDALDPSIMDFALQGNLWEEVKEDSFSLETLGAFGDSPLGCDLGAPSLTPVSGSGDQSFPDVQVTGLYAAYSTPDSMAPAVATSAQYLGTPGNKPIALL; encoded by the exons GCTCCTGCCAACTATGGGTGACGATGACCTCCCTGGAGACCTTCAGTCGCTGTCATGGCTTACATCCGTGGATGTGCCTAGGCTGCAGCAGATGGCAAGTGGACGGATAGACCTGGGAAGCCCCAGTATGCCACATCCACACCCAG GTTCTTTGGCTGGGGCAGCAGAcctaaatgtgggtgccacctCACACCCCCTGCTCCGTGGCCAGGCTGCCATGGCCCCCAGAGGCATGCTGGGTTTGGGCCCCAGAGCTAGC GCTGAGCAAATGAACTCATTCCCCATAGGAGGCCAGTCAGCGTCACCATCGGGTCTACAGGAAGTGCCACAGCTGTATTCACCTGCCACCCCACTCCAGTACCCTCTGCCCCCAGGGCCCCAGCAG TGTCCTCCTGCAGGCCTCTATGGCTCTCCATTTGCAGCACGGCCTTCCTACCCACAGGCCCACATGGCAGTGCGCTCACCACAGGACCTGCACCCCAAACACTATCCCAAACCCATCTACTCCTACAG CTGTCTGATTGCCATGGCCTTGAAGAGCAGCAAGACTGGCAGCCTGCCTGTGAGTGAGATCTACAGTTTCATGAAGGAGCACTTCCCCTACTTCAAG ACAGCGCCTGACGGCTGGAAGAATTCGGTTAGGCACAACCTGTCACTGAACAAATGCTTCGAGAAGGTGGAAACCAAATCCAGTGGCTCCTCACGCAAGGGTTGCCTGTGGGCCCTGAACCTGGCACGCATCGacaagatggaggaggagatgcACAAGTGGAAGAGAAAGGACCTTGCGGCCATCCACCGCAGCATGGCCAACCCGG AGGAGTTGGACAAGCTCATCTCAGACCGGCCAGAAAGCTGCCGGCGTCCTGGCAAGCCAGGAGAACCAGAGGCCCCCATGCTGACTCATGCCACCACGGTGGCCATGGCCCACAGCTGCCTGGGCATCTCCCAACTCCCACCAAAGCCACTGATGACCCTGTCCCTGCAATCAGTCCCCTTGCACCACCAGGTCCAACCCCAGACACACCTGGCCCCAGACTCCCCAGCACCAGCCCAGACCCCACCTCTTCATGCCCTGCCCAATCTCAGCCCAGGGCCTCTCCCTCAGCCGGTCATGGGTAGGCCTCCTGGGGACTTCCTCAACATCAGCACTGACATGAACACGGAGGTGGATGCCCTGGACCCCAGCATCATGGATTTCGCTCTTCAGG GTAACCTTTGGGAAGAGGTGAAGGAGGACAGCTTTAGCCTGGAGACGCTGGGGGCCTTCGGAGACTCCCCACTTGGCTGTGACCTGGGAGCCCCAAGCCTGACCCCTGTCTCCGGCAGTGGTGACCAGTCCTTCCCCGATGTGCAGGTGACAGGTCTCTATGCTGCATACTCCACCCCAGACAGCATGGCCCCAGCAGTGGCTACCTCTGCTCAGTACCTGGGTACTCCAGGCAATAAGCCCATAGCTCTACTTTGA